One part of the Paenibacillus silvisoli genome encodes these proteins:
- a CDS encoding GerAB/ArcD/ProY family transporter: MKNAVDEKYLISPFLIVPLMYVSMVGVGVLNFQRELAEHAGYNAYISVVLAGVSIHLIVWMIYKILRSNQEGLDVTAINHTCFGKIAGNIINFAIVLYFFFGAYIEFKAYIEVIQVWVFPSIKILPISTIIVLFIYYTVSGGFRSVTGLSFLGFLLTLIFIIPENLSVLPYTHPLNLMPLFNHSMTDILLSSKSMLYQFLGFEALLLFYPFIKSPEKSQKWAHLMVFLVTLLYLMVLIITFMYFSEGQLREISWPTLTMLKIVEGPVFQRVEYLAISLWLLKNVSGMCLSLWAACRAMKNVVFQIKPRVSLLAFLVGFLILECFLKDRSIFRWMAEFYLDVGLYFIYGYIPFMFVVTQLRNNWNKG, from the coding sequence ATGAAAAATGCTGTTGACGAAAAATACTTAATATCTCCCTTCTTAATCGTTCCTCTTATGTATGTCAGTATGGTCGGGGTCGGAGTTCTGAATTTCCAACGAGAATTGGCCGAACATGCCGGGTATAATGCTTATATTTCTGTTGTTTTAGCAGGGGTTAGCATTCATTTAATCGTATGGATGATATATAAAATTTTACGTTCTAATCAAGAAGGTCTAGATGTCACTGCAATCAACCATACATGTTTCGGGAAAATTGCAGGGAACATCATCAATTTCGCGATCGTTCTTTATTTTTTCTTCGGAGCTTATATTGAATTCAAAGCCTATATTGAAGTTATTCAAGTCTGGGTGTTTCCATCAATAAAAATTCTACCCATAAGCACCATTATAGTGTTGTTTATTTACTATACTGTATCAGGCGGGTTTCGGAGCGTTACCGGACTAAGCTTTTTGGGATTCCTATTGACACTAATTTTTATTATTCCAGAGAATTTGTCAGTTTTGCCGTATACACATCCGTTAAACTTGATGCCTCTTTTTAACCACTCAATGACTGACATATTGCTCTCATCTAAAAGCATGCTATATCAATTCCTGGGATTTGAAGCGCTTTTACTCTTTTACCCATTCATTAAATCACCGGAAAAATCTCAAAAATGGGCACATTTGATGGTGTTCTTAGTTACATTATTGTATTTGATGGTATTAATCATAACGTTTATGTATTTCAGTGAGGGGCAGCTGCGCGAAATCTCTTGGCCAACGCTTACTATGCTCAAGATTGTAGAGGGGCCTGTGTTCCAGAGAGTAGAATATTTAGCGATTTCATTGTGGTTGCTAAAAAATGTATCAGGCATGTGTTTAAGCTTATGGGCGGCATGCCGTGCAATGAAAAACGTCGTTTTTCAGATCAAACCGCGTGTGAGCTTGCTTGCTTTTCTGGTCGGATTTCTGATATTAGAGTGTTTTCTGAAGGACCGTAGCATATTTCGATGGATGGCCGAGTTTTATTTAGACGTCGGACTTTATTTTATTTATGGATATATCCCGTTTATGTTCGTAGTGACGCAGCTAAGGAATAATTGGAATAAGGGGTAA
- a CDS encoding Ger(x)C family spore germination protein — MRRWKILPVIILCAVLSACADQRIVNKICLVHAVSFDTFANGIKSAALFGHFKEQGKIELQVLHTESNSYIGSMPRLNTRAKDLLVRGQIRMVLFGKAHAEKGTGTELHNFLRDPKISSRLQLGVVDRDASELLEIIKKYEEPYLLPEMIEQNMRNGNLPLMNLHVSLFNYYGEGRDMYLPYFKIDHGEVILYGLALFRRDQKITEISMQDAFLLKMLIQNSKNGTYKFPAAGKASNKQGKDFILLRSIHSKTNYMVNKVNPIPSISFRVKLVAELKEVPEWVDLRSEEQLSQLEKTMSIYFKKEIEKFLSLLKENKVDPVGLGDIVRSRSKNWSAQDFEKIYQEIKTTVSVQVKIVNTSG, encoded by the coding sequence ATTTGTCTTGTCCATGCGGTTAGCTTTGATACCTTTGCGAATGGCATAAAAAGCGCTGCTCTATTTGGTCACTTTAAAGAACAGGGAAAAATAGAACTACAAGTTCTTCATACGGAATCCAACTCTTATATTGGCTCTATGCCTCGGCTAAATACGCGGGCAAAAGATCTCCTTGTAAGGGGACAGATAAGGATGGTGCTATTCGGAAAAGCGCATGCAGAAAAAGGGACTGGGACTGAATTGCATAATTTTCTACGTGATCCCAAAATTTCATCGCGGCTTCAGCTTGGAGTCGTGGACCGGGACGCTTCGGAACTGCTGGAAATCATCAAAAAATACGAAGAACCTTATTTATTACCGGAAATGATTGAGCAAAACATGAGAAACGGAAATTTACCGTTGATGAACCTTCATGTATCCTTGTTCAATTATTATGGTGAAGGACGGGACATGTATTTACCGTATTTTAAAATCGATCACGGAGAAGTAATACTCTATGGTCTGGCTTTATTTAGACGTGATCAAAAGATAACCGAAATTAGTATGCAGGACGCTTTCTTATTAAAAATGCTTATTCAGAACTCAAAGAATGGAACCTACAAGTTTCCAGCTGCAGGAAAGGCATCAAACAAACAGGGTAAAGATTTTATTTTATTGAGAAGCATTCATTCAAAGACAAACTATATGGTGAACAAAGTTAATCCAATCCCTTCTATTTCATTTCGGGTGAAATTGGTGGCGGAACTTAAGGAAGTCCCGGAATGGGTGGATCTGAGATCAGAAGAGCAGCTTTCTCAGCTTGAAAAAACGATGAGTATTTATTTTAAAAAAGAAATTGAAAAATTCCTTTCACTATTGAAGGAAAATAAGGTTGATCCAGTCGGTCTGGGAGACATAGTAAGAAGTCGGTCTAAGAATTGGAGTGCCCAAGATTTCGAAAAAATTTACCAAGAAATCAAAACGACAGTAAGCGTTCAGGTTAAAATTGTCAATACTAGTGGTTGA